A DNA window from Ignavibacteriales bacterium contains the following coding sequences:
- the miaB gene encoding tRNA (N6-isopentenyl adenosine(37)-C2)-methylthiotransferase MiaB codes for MNLADSELVLGMLDDNNFSLTEKMEDADVVMVNTCSVRENAEQRVYGRLGEFKAAKAKKPEVLVGVLGCMAERLRSKLNTEEAKGVGQIVDVIVGPDEYRKLPSLLNQAWQGEKGIAVQLSRVETYDDITPLRTNGISAWISVMRGCNKFCSFCVVPFTRGRERSRNYFNIINEVEELAKRGFKDVTLLGQNVNSYNHDGKDFADLMKAVAEVDRTIRIRFMTSHPQDMSDKLIHTIAGNENICKYIHLPVQSGSDRILDLMKREYTSNHYRQLILKIKTAMPEVCLTTDIISGFPTETENDHKMTMRMLEEIQYDGAYMFKYSARENTPAWKMEDDITEEIKSRRIDEIVTFQNKISAERNQTTIGKVLDVLIEGNSKKSSSELQGRTDGNKMVIFPKENHVPGEYVKVKINRSNSATLFGTIHHNHLGATI; via the coding sequence ATGAATCTGGCAGACTCCGAGTTGGTACTCGGCATGCTCGATGACAACAACTTCAGCTTGACTGAAAAGATGGAAGATGCCGACGTGGTCATGGTGAACACTTGCAGCGTTCGTGAAAATGCGGAGCAAAGAGTATACGGACGCCTAGGCGAGTTTAAAGCAGCAAAAGCTAAGAAACCTGAAGTGCTTGTCGGTGTTTTAGGATGTATGGCAGAGCGACTTCGTTCTAAATTGAATACTGAAGAAGCTAAAGGTGTCGGACAAATTGTTGATGTGATTGTTGGTCCGGATGAATACCGCAAACTCCCTTCACTTCTGAATCAGGCGTGGCAGGGTGAAAAAGGTATTGCAGTACAATTATCGCGTGTAGAAACATACGACGATATTACTCCGCTAAGAACAAATGGAATAAGCGCGTGGATTTCGGTAATGCGCGGTTGTAATAAATTTTGTTCGTTTTGCGTTGTGCCATTCACTCGCGGCAGAGAACGAAGCAGAAATTATTTTAATATCATCAATGAGGTTGAAGAACTTGCTAAACGCGGCTTTAAAGATGTTACGCTTTTAGGTCAGAATGTAAATTCATACAATCATGATGGAAAAGATTTTGCAGACCTCATGAAAGCAGTCGCGGAAGTTGATAGAACGATTCGAATTCGATTTATGACTTCACATCCGCAAGATATGTCTGATAAACTTATTCACACAATAGCCGGGAATGAAAATATCTGCAAATATATTCATTTGCCCGTTCAGTCCGGCTCAGACAGAATTCTTGATTTGATGAAAAGAGAGTATACATCAAACCATTACCGCCAACTCATCTTAAAAATAAAAACCGCAATGCCTGAAGTTTGCCTGACAACCGATATCATAAGCGGCTTCCCGACTGAAACCGAAAACGACCATAAAATGACAATGCGAATGCTCGAAGAGATTCAATACGACGGCGCATATATGTTCAAATATTCTGCCCGCGAAAATACACCTGCATGGAAGATGGAAGATGATATTACGGAAGAAATTAAATCGCGCAGAATCGACGAGATAGTTACATTTCAGAATAAAATTTCTGCCGAGCGAAATCAAACTACAATCGGTAAGGTTTTAGACGTTTTAATTGAGGGAAACAGTAAAAAATCCTCCTCCGAATTACAGGGAAGAACCGATGGTAATAAGATGGTTATTTTCCCAAAAGAAAATCATGTTCCGGGTGAATACGTTAAAGTGAAAATTAACCGATCAAACTCAGCAACACTATTCGGAACAATTCATCATAATCATTTGGGAGCTACAATATGA
- a CDS encoding DUF3078 domain-containing protein, with translation MKINLLLFVMLISVVSVSAQEVAKQPPPPEYGWKHGMVAGLTLTQVAFTDWAQGGENALSYTLSVDGKSTLEEEVSNWANTYKFAFGQTRLGGQKLRKTDDIIDLSSVYTYKLGTLINPYASATLKTQFAYGYIYPRPDTSVEVSAIFDPAYLTQSAGVGYQPIKEIKTRLGVGLREVITSKFSKYYTDDPKTDKLEKTTIDGGMESVTEVEWQLEDNILFTSKLELFAPFKTLDEIIVRNNSSVTAKVSKYITTILNVQLINERKVTPRTQVKETIALGLSYTIF, from the coding sequence ATGAAGATAAATCTATTATTGTTTGTAATGTTAATTAGTGTAGTATCAGTCTCGGCTCAAGAAGTCGCAAAACAACCACCTCCACCGGAATATGGTTGGAAGCATGGTATGGTTGCAGGATTAACCTTGACTCAAGTAGCGTTCACCGACTGGGCTCAAGGTGGAGAAAATGCTCTTTCGTACACTTTAAGCGTTGATGGTAAATCAACATTAGAAGAAGAAGTTTCGAATTGGGCAAATACTTATAAATTTGCTTTCGGACAGACACGCTTGGGCGGTCAAAAGTTAAGAAAGACCGATGATATTATCGATCTCTCTTCTGTGTACACATATAAACTCGGCACGCTTATAAATCCGTACGCATCGGCAACACTCAAAACTCAATTCGCGTATGGATATATATATCCAAGACCTGATACATCGGTTGAGGTCTCTGCGATATTTGATCCGGCGTATTTAACCCAAAGCGCGGGTGTTGGATATCAACCAATCAAAGAAATTAAAACAAGACTTGGCGTGGGATTGCGTGAAGTTATAACTTCTAAATTTTCTAAATATTATACCGACGATCCGAAAACCGATAAACTTGAAAAGACTACAATCGACGGTGGTATGGAATCGGTAACAGAAGTAGAATGGCAATTGGAAGATAATATCTTATTCACTTCTAAACTAGAACTTTTCGCTCCGTTCAAAACTTTGGATGAAATTATTGTCAGGAATAATAGTTCTGTAACGGCTAAGGTAAGTAAATACATCACTACCATTCTGAATGTTCAGTTAATTAATGAGAGAAAAGTAACCCCCCGGACTCAAGTTAAAGAAACGATTGCTCTGGGATTGAGTTATACCATATTTTGA
- a CDS encoding glycosyltransferase, with product MQDYIIYSYFISLTILFVFGSSGFVMIYYYLKHRNKKHEPVSDLTEFPVVTIQLPLYNEYYVVERLIDSVCLIDYPKDKLEIQVLDDSTDETTSLLSGIVERYKNNGYDIHHIRRSSREGYKAGALKEGLKSTRGEFVAIFDADFIPHTDFLMKTLPYFREPKIGLVQTRWEHLNSEYSFLTRVQAMALDGHFVIEQNVRNKAGFFINFNGTGGIWRKECIFDAGNWEADTLTEDLDLSYRAQLKGWKFKFLNDVTSPAELPSEINALKSQQFRWTKGAIETARKILPKVWKSDLPLEKKIHATFHLSNNIVFPFILIAGILNVPLIFIKHQGGYETYFSVMAVFVFAFIGSFLFYLYSQKDVYKDWQRRMLLFPLFMAGSMGFAVNNTKAVIEGLIKKKSEFVRTPKYKVIDKKDAWLDKKYVLKKFNYTVIIESALALYCLFGVASSIYYLELAAVPFQLLFTMGFGLVAWLSIRHAWMARKLETSK from the coding sequence ATGCAAGATTATATTATTTACTCTTATTTCATATCGTTAACAATATTGTTCGTATTCGGATCGAGCGGATTCGTTATGATCTATTATTATCTGAAACATCGGAATAAAAAACATGAACCGGTTAGCGATCTGACGGAATTCCCGGTAGTGACTATTCAACTCCCGCTGTACAATGAATATTATGTTGTAGAACGGTTGATCGATTCTGTTTGTCTCATCGATTATCCGAAAGATAAATTAGAAATCCAAGTATTAGACGATTCAACGGATGAAACCACTTCACTGTTGTCAGGTATTGTTGAGCGGTATAAAAATAACGGTTACGATATTCACCATATCCGCCGAAGTTCACGTGAAGGATATAAAGCAGGCGCTCTCAAAGAAGGTTTGAAAAGCACGCGCGGCGAATTCGTTGCCATCTTCGATGCCGATTTCATTCCGCACACAGATTTTCTAATGAAGACACTGCCCTACTTCCGCGAACCCAAAATCGGTTTAGTTCAAACCCGCTGGGAACATCTCAACAGTGAATACTCTTTCTTAACACGTGTTCAGGCAATGGCGCTTGACGGACATTTCGTTATAGAGCAAAACGTCCGGAACAAAGCAGGCTTCTTTATCAACTTTAACGGCACAGGCGGAATCTGGAGAAAAGAATGTATCTTCGATGCGGGAAATTGGGAAGCCGACACATTGACCGAAGATTTGGATTTAAGTTACCGTGCACAGTTGAAAGGATGGAAATTTAAATTCTTAAATGATGTTACATCGCCGGCAGAATTGCCATCCGAAATTAACGCGCTCAAGTCGCAGCAATTCCGTTGGACAAAAGGTGCTATTGAAACTGCGCGGAAAATACTTCCAAAAGTTTGGAAATCCGACCTTCCTTTGGAAAAGAAAATTCACGCGACATTTCATCTCTCGAACAACATAGTATTCCCGTTTATCCTGATTGCGGGAATTTTGAATGTTCCGCTTATTTTTATTAAACACCAGGGTGGTTACGAAACATATTTTTCCGTCATGGCTGTTTTCGTTTTTGCGTTCATCGGTTCATTCCTGTTTTATCTTTATTCTCAAAAGGATGTTTATAAAGACTGGCAAAGACGAATGCTATTATTTCCCCTCTTCATGGCAGGAAGTATGGGTTTTGCGGTCAATAACACGAAAGCAGTCATAGAAGGATTGATAAAGAAAAAATCGGAATTCGTGAGAACTCCGAAATACAAAGTGATCGATAAAAAAGATGCCTGGCTCGACAAAAAATATGTGCTTAAAAAATTCAATTACACCGTGATTATAGAATCGGCTCTTGCCCTTTATTGTTTGTTTGGGGTTGCATCTTCTATTTATTATCTCGAACTGGCTGCCGTCCCATTCCAGCTCTTGTTTACGATGGGTTTCGGTCTTGTTGCGTGGTTGTCGATTCGGCATGCGTGGATGGCGCGGAAATTAGAGACATCAAAATAA
- the rpsT gene encoding 30S ribosomal protein S20, producing MAQHLSAERQARKALKNRVRNRAYAAKMKTAIKRVRDAKAKETATAELKKAVKMLDQMAAKGLIHSNNASNKKSSLTKFVNSLK from the coding sequence ATGGCACAACATCTATCAGCAGAGCGACAGGCGCGAAAAGCATTAAAAAACCGTGTAAGGAACCGTGCTTATGCGGCAAAAATGAAAACTGCTATCAAGCGTGTTCGAGATGCAAAGGCAAAAGAAACAGCCACTGCCGAATTGAAGAAAGCGGTTAAAATGCTCGATCAAATGGCGGCAAAAGGTCTTATCCATTCGAATAACGCATCAAATAAGAAATCCAGCTTAACTAAATTTGTGAATAGTTTAAAGTGA
- a CDS encoding sigma-54-dependent Fis family transcriptional regulator, whose protein sequence is MKEILSVVKQVAPTDITVLITGESGVGKEVIAKLIHEMSKRSSKPMISVNAGAIPEGIIESELFGHERGAFTGASDSRKGYFELADGSTLFLDEIGELPIATQVKFLRILESREYMRVGSSTTRKVDVRIIAATNKDLESEVSNARFRPDLYFRLRSINIKIPPLRERRDDIPDFATEFARQISEKNKINFEGFSPEAMVLMKNYHWPGNVRELRNIIESLIVIKGGKLIDVNDLKNFIKNSFESNGRNLPVYTHKSPDQAERELILRALLEMKADINEMKHLLLNQNGSRVEPHYVEASFDTSGIDENSTVEPVPLVEKRAIISALERFKGNRRMASRALSISERTLYRKIKEYNLDM, encoded by the coding sequence ATGAAAGAAATTCTCAGCGTCGTCAAACAAGTCGCCCCAACCGATATAACGGTGCTGATCACGGGTGAGAGTGGTGTAGGCAAAGAAGTTATAGCGAAACTCATTCACGAGATGAGTAAACGCAGTTCCAAGCCGATGATCTCCGTTAATGCCGGAGCGATACCGGAAGGAATAATAGAAAGTGAATTATTCGGACATGAACGTGGCGCTTTCACAGGAGCGAGCGATTCGAGAAAAGGTTATTTCGAGTTAGCGGATGGCAGCACATTATTCCTCGATGAGATTGGTGAACTTCCAATTGCGACACAGGTAAAATTTTTACGCATTCTTGAGAGCCGTGAATATATGCGCGTAGGATCATCAACAACACGCAAAGTGGATGTTAGGATCATTGCCGCTACAAACAAAGATCTGGAGTCGGAAGTCAGTAACGCCAGATTCCGCCCCGATTTATATTTTCGTCTCCGATCTATTAACATCAAAATTCCACCTCTGCGTGAGCGTCGGGATGACATTCCTGATTTCGCAACCGAATTTGCCCGGCAGATAAGCGAAAAGAATAAAATTAATTTCGAAGGATTTTCTCCCGAAGCAATGGTGCTGATGAAAAATTATCACTGGCCCGGCAATGTCAGGGAATTGAGAAATATTATAGAAAGTTTAATCGTGATTAAAGGTGGAAAACTGATTGACGTTAATGATCTTAAAAATTTCATAAAAAATTCATTTGAAAGTAACGGTAGAAATTTGCCGGTCTACACGCACAAGAGTCCCGATCAGGCGGAGCGTGAGTTAATATTGCGCGCACTTCTTGAAATGAAAGCCGATATCAATGAAATGAAGCACCTGCTGTTGAACCAGAACGGCTCACGTGTGGAACCGCATTATGTTGAAGCGTCATTCGATACGTCAGGGATTGATGAGAATTCAACGGTAGAGCCGGTACCGTTAGTTGAAAAGCGGGCAATCATAAGCGCGCTCGAAAGATTTAAAGGCAACAGACGCATGGCATCACGCGCACTCAGCATTAGCGAACGAACTTTGTACCGGAAAATTAAAGAATACAATCTCGACATGTGA
- a CDS encoding SPOR domain-containing protein, whose translation MINLIQQTLRLVILLTILIPTGLIAQSDDAELNSALEKIDKGLSAEVRKDLPNLVARYPNNAAALYLQGRLATDGIEAVKFYQGVIDNFPKSEWADDALYRTYQYYYSLGLYRTAELKLQQLKKEYPNSQYVTGKPDENIPIIEEKKVNLPNKEIAPPPAGSSDTIEVVTKEEEPPTKIKQEDVAIKEPEIKTEERSIVQKSEFTVQAGAYSTNANANKQRKFFDDLGYSVEVVNKVRNGKNLFLVWVGSYRTMEEAREIVKEIKSKYKIESMIVERY comes from the coding sequence ATGATTAATTTGATTCAACAAACATTGCGTCTGGTGATTCTATTAACGATTCTAATACCCACAGGGCTGATCGCTCAAAGCGATGACGCGGAATTAAATTCGGCATTGGAAAAGATCGATAAAGGTTTGTCTGCCGAAGTTCGTAAAGACCTACCGAATCTCGTAGCAAGATATCCGAACAATGCCGCCGCACTTTATCTTCAGGGACGGTTAGCAACAGATGGTATAGAAGCTGTTAAATTTTATCAAGGAGTAATTGACAACTTCCCGAAAAGTGAATGGGCTGACGACGCGCTTTACAGAACATATCAATATTATTATTCACTCGGATTATACCGCACTGCCGAGTTAAAATTACAGCAGTTGAAAAAAGAATATCCCAATTCTCAATATGTAACCGGTAAACCCGATGAAAATATTCCTATCATCGAAGAAAAAAAAGTTAATCTACCTAATAAGGAAATCGCACCACCCCCCGCGGGGTCAAGTGACACAATCGAAGTGGTCACGAAAGAAGAAGAACCTCCCACGAAAATAAAACAAGAAGATGTGGCAATCAAAGAACCGGAAATCAAAACGGAAGAAAGAAGTATAGTTCAAAAAAGTGAATTTACCGTACAAGCAGGAGCATACTCTACGAATGCAAACGCCAATAAGCAAAGAAAGTTTTTTGACGACCTTGGATATTCTGTTGAAGTTGTAAATAAAGTCCGTAACGGTAAGAATTTATTCCTTGTTTGGGTTGGAAGTTATAGAACGATGGAAGAAGCAAGAGAAATTGTAAAAGAAATAAAATCGAAATATAAAATCGAATCGATGATCGTAGAGAGATATTAA
- a CDS encoding LptE family protein, with translation MRFLFFIIVIPIFIFTGCYSFTGASVPPHLQTIALPLFDDQSGSGEPGLREKLTNKLIEKFRQDNSFQIADKTNSDSIIEGIITSMNSQPQVVTKGEIVSKTRLTINVKVTFQDLKLKKKLYDKQLSSWSEYELSADPALRNKAIDEAIDKLTEDILLNTVSGW, from the coding sequence ATGCGTTTTCTGTTTTTTATAATCGTTATACCGATATTTATATTCACCGGTTGCTATTCTTTTACCGGCGCTTCAGTGCCTCCGCACTTGCAAACTATCGCGCTTCCTCTCTTCGACGATCAGAGCGGATCCGGTGAACCGGGTTTACGCGAAAAATTGACGAATAAGTTGATTGAAAAATTTCGGCAAGACAACAGTTTTCAGATTGCTGATAAAACTAATTCAGATTCTATTATTGAGGGAATCATTACTTCAATGAATTCTCAACCGCAGGTAGTAACAAAAGGTGAAATTGTTTCGAAAACAAGGTTGACTATTAATGTTAAAGTGACCTTCCAAGATCTGAAATTAAAAAAGAAGCTCTATGATAAACAACTAAGCAGTTGGAGCGAATATGAACTCAGTGCTGATCCGGCCCTGAGAAATAAAGCCATCGATGAAGCAATCGATAAGCTGACCGAAGATATTCTGTTAAATACGGTGTCGGGATGGTAA